In Chelmon rostratus isolate fCheRos1 chromosome 9, fCheRos1.pri, whole genome shotgun sequence, the following proteins share a genomic window:
- the cdx1a gene encoding homeobox protein CDX-1a, whose amino-acid sequence MYNSQTARHPAQTLSLNSQYIPPAYDFTSYHHVPGVGDPSTSAWNPVYATREEYPYSFPGSSPSAVPVSFSPPELSGTPTAAGGGSFTPYNYISGQDPFSSRRRPHESIRPSASGGKTRTKDKYRVVYTDQQRLELEKEFQYNRYITMRRKSELSVSLGLSERQVKIWFQNRRAKERKVNRKKLQHSQQASTTTPTPPVLGGPPDAHTAASPSSNILSDTISEEY is encoded by the exons ATGTACAACTCACAGACGGCCAGACACCCGGCACAGACGCTGTCACTGAACAGTCAGTATATTCCGCCTGCGTATGACTTCACCAGCTATCATCACGTCCCGGGAGTCGGTGACCCGTCGACCAGTGCCTGGAACCCAGTCTACGCCACCCGGGAGGAGTATCCGTACAGCTTCCCGGGGTCAAGCCCCAGCGCCGTGCCGGTCAGCTTCTCCCCCCCGGAGCTGAGCGGCACGCCCACCGCCGCTGGAGGGGGGTCTTTCACGCCGTACAACTACATCTCCGGACAAGACCCCTTCAGTTCCAGGAGGAGACCACATGAATCCATCAGACCGTCAGCTTCAG GCGGCAAGACACGCACTAAGGACAAGTACAGGGTGGTGTACACTGACCAGCAGCgcctggagctggagaaggagtttCAGTACAACCGCTACATCACCATGAGGAGGAAGTCCGAGCTGTCTGTGTCACTGGGCCtctcagagagacag GTGAAGATCTGGTTTCAGAACAGACGTGCCAAAGAGAGGAAGGTGAACCggaagaagctgcagcattcCCAGCAGGCTTCCACGACTACGCCCACCCCACCTGTGCTGGGCGGACCCCCTGACGCCCACACCGCCGCCAGCCccagcagcaacattttgtCCGACACGATATCAGAGGAATACTAG
- the LOC121611888 gene encoding cell adhesion molecule 3 isoform X2, whose protein sequence is MEAVVGLLLMLLAVCHGVETSCDGRQDGAQCYGALGGTVVLQLMDNASEIFKFQWSNKTTRILNWRSNKIVSNQIGNRSSFTPSNGTFMINDLSRTDGGDYTLIMFDSDGKPAEQRALQLTIQAPVSSVLLDSECLSQGEMRVSCSSEGGDSPQYSWTLDGQTLTDAQLLSGSNESENITLRQDVSGQLVCSVRNHISSVSEEETISTCGFIFIDCILSNGTHVSQWVLEASNTLCIKPTTASTTTTEAPAMAANNNCVCLVPSIPETGYSTIMAGVLSALLILLIVGVAVVCAHKKKQNNKPQEKEDEQELTYADVNIVQRHRRQMQQRAETEVEYGQVKFSQAPRRTVEPAGDDCVYSVVRKGR, encoded by the exons ATGGAGGCAGTGGTTGGACTGTTGCTGATGCTACTCGCAGTCTGTCATG GTGTGGAAACCTCCTGTGATGGCAGACAGGATGGAGCTCAGTGTTATGGAGCTCTGGGAGGAACTGTGGTCCTCCAGCTGATGGACAACGCCTCAGAGATATTTAAATTCCAatggtcaaacaaaacaacaagaataCTCAATTGGAGAAGCAATAAGATTGTGTCCAATCAGATAGGAAACAGATCATCATTTACTCCGAGTAACGGAACATTTATGATCAATGACCTGAGCAGGACTGATGGTGGTGATTATACTCTTATAATGTTTGATTCAGATGGAAAGCCTGCAGAACAACGGGCTCTACAGTTGACAATTCAAG CtcctgtgtcctctgtcctgCTGGACTCTGAGTGTCTGTCCCAGGGAGAGATGAGGGTGTCCTGCTCCTCTGAGGGAGGGGACAGTCCTCAGTACAGCTGGACTCTGGATGGACAGACACTGACAGACGCTCAGCTGCTCTCTGGAAGTAACGAGAGTGAGAACATCACTCTGAGACAAGACGTCTCAGGACAACTGGTCTGCTCAGTCAGGAATCACATCAGCAGTGTCTCCGAAGAAGAGACGATATCTACCTGTG GCTTCATATTCATTGATTGCATATTATCCAATGGGACACATGTATCACAGTGGGTGCTTGAAGCCAGTAACACCCTGTGTATTAAGCCAACAACAGCCTCTACCACGACTACTGAGG CGCCTGCAATGGCCGCCAAcaacaactgtgtgtgtcttgtgcCTTCTATTCCTGAAACAGGATATTCAACAATAATGGCTGGGGTGCTCTCGGCActgctcatcctcctcatcgtcGGGGTGGCAGTCGTCTGTGCCCataagaaaaagcaaaacaacaaacctcAAG AAAAAGAAGACGAACAGGAATTAACGTATGCAGACGTCAACATCGTGCAGCGGCATCGGAGGCAGATGCAGCAAagggcagagacagaggtggagtACGGCCAGGTCAAGTTTTCACAAGCACCTCGGCGGACTGTCGAACCAGCGGGAGATGATTGTGTGTACAGCGTGGTCCGTAAAGGCAGGTGA
- the LOC121611888 gene encoding hepatocyte cell adhesion molecule isoform X3: MEAVVGLLLMLLAVCHGVETSCDGRQDGAQCYGALGGTVVLQLMDNASEIFKFQWSNKTTRILNWRSNKIVSNQIGNRSSFTPSNGTFMINDLSRTDGGDYTLIMFDSDGKPAEQRALQLTIQAPVSSVLLDSECLSQGEMRVSCSSEGGDSPQYSWTLDGQTLTDAQLLSGSNESENITLRQDVSGQLVCSVRNHISSVSEEETISTCGFIFIDCILSNGTHVSQWVLEASNTLCIKPTTASTTTTEGYSTIMAGVLSALLILLIVGVAVVCAHKKKQNNKPQEKEDEQELTYADVNIVQRHRRQMQQRAETEVEYGQVKFSQAPRRTVEPAGDDCVYSVVRKGR; this comes from the exons ATGGAGGCAGTGGTTGGACTGTTGCTGATGCTACTCGCAGTCTGTCATG GTGTGGAAACCTCCTGTGATGGCAGACAGGATGGAGCTCAGTGTTATGGAGCTCTGGGAGGAACTGTGGTCCTCCAGCTGATGGACAACGCCTCAGAGATATTTAAATTCCAatggtcaaacaaaacaacaagaataCTCAATTGGAGAAGCAATAAGATTGTGTCCAATCAGATAGGAAACAGATCATCATTTACTCCGAGTAACGGAACATTTATGATCAATGACCTGAGCAGGACTGATGGTGGTGATTATACTCTTATAATGTTTGATTCAGATGGAAAGCCTGCAGAACAACGGGCTCTACAGTTGACAATTCAAG CtcctgtgtcctctgtcctgCTGGACTCTGAGTGTCTGTCCCAGGGAGAGATGAGGGTGTCCTGCTCCTCTGAGGGAGGGGACAGTCCTCAGTACAGCTGGACTCTGGATGGACAGACACTGACAGACGCTCAGCTGCTCTCTGGAAGTAACGAGAGTGAGAACATCACTCTGAGACAAGACGTCTCAGGACAACTGGTCTGCTCAGTCAGGAATCACATCAGCAGTGTCTCCGAAGAAGAGACGATATCTACCTGTG GCTTCATATTCATTGATTGCATATTATCCAATGGGACACATGTATCACAGTGGGTGCTTGAAGCCAGTAACACCCTGTGTATTAAGCCAACAACAGCCTCTACCACGACTACTGAGG GATATTCAACAATAATGGCTGGGGTGCTCTCGGCActgctcatcctcctcatcgtcGGGGTGGCAGTCGTCTGTGCCCataagaaaaagcaaaacaacaaacctcAAG AAAAAGAAGACGAACAGGAATTAACGTATGCAGACGTCAACATCGTGCAGCGGCATCGGAGGCAGATGCAGCAAagggcagagacagaggtggagtACGGCCAGGTCAAGTTTTCACAAGCACCTCGGCGGACTGTCGAACCAGCGGGAGATGATTGTGTGTACAGCGTGGTCCGTAAAGGCAGGTGA
- the LOC121611888 gene encoding cell adhesion molecule 3 isoform X1 — MEAVVGLLLMLLAVCHGVETSCDGRQDGAQCYGALGGTVVLQLMDNASEIFKFQWSNKTTRILNWRSNKIVSNQIGNRSSFTPSNGTFMINDLSRTDGGDYTLIMFDSDGKPAEQRALQLTIQAPVSSVLLDSECLSQGEMRVSCSSEGGDSPQYSWTLDGQTLTDAQLLSGSNESENITLRQDVSGQLVCSVRNHISSVSEEETISTCGFIFIDCILSNGTHVSQWVLEASNTLCIKPTTASTTTTEGKEPSLTVSNTSSTNITFSSPTVTLPSTDEPWFIRYSTIMAGVLSALLILLIVGVAVVCAHKKKQNNKPQEKEDEQELTYADVNIVQRHRRQMQQRAETEVEYGQVKFSQAPRRTVEPAGDDCVYSVVRKGR, encoded by the exons ATGGAGGCAGTGGTTGGACTGTTGCTGATGCTACTCGCAGTCTGTCATG GTGTGGAAACCTCCTGTGATGGCAGACAGGATGGAGCTCAGTGTTATGGAGCTCTGGGAGGAACTGTGGTCCTCCAGCTGATGGACAACGCCTCAGAGATATTTAAATTCCAatggtcaaacaaaacaacaagaataCTCAATTGGAGAAGCAATAAGATTGTGTCCAATCAGATAGGAAACAGATCATCATTTACTCCGAGTAACGGAACATTTATGATCAATGACCTGAGCAGGACTGATGGTGGTGATTATACTCTTATAATGTTTGATTCAGATGGAAAGCCTGCAGAACAACGGGCTCTACAGTTGACAATTCAAG CtcctgtgtcctctgtcctgCTGGACTCTGAGTGTCTGTCCCAGGGAGAGATGAGGGTGTCCTGCTCCTCTGAGGGAGGGGACAGTCCTCAGTACAGCTGGACTCTGGATGGACAGACACTGACAGACGCTCAGCTGCTCTCTGGAAGTAACGAGAGTGAGAACATCACTCTGAGACAAGACGTCTCAGGACAACTGGTCTGCTCAGTCAGGAATCACATCAGCAGTGTCTCCGAAGAAGAGACGATATCTACCTGTG GCTTCATATTCATTGATTGCATATTATCCAATGGGACACATGTATCACAGTGGGTGCTTGAAGCCAGTAACACCCTGTGTATTAAGCCAACAACAGCCTCTACCACGACTACTGAGGGTAAGGAGCCCAGCCTCACAGTGTCAAATACATCCTCTACTAACATCACATTCTCCAGTCCAACTGTGACTCTCCCCAGCACAGATGAGCCATGGTTCATCA GATATTCAACAATAATGGCTGGGGTGCTCTCGGCActgctcatcctcctcatcgtcGGGGTGGCAGTCGTCTGTGCCCataagaaaaagcaaaacaacaaacctcAAG AAAAAGAAGACGAACAGGAATTAACGTATGCAGACGTCAACATCGTGCAGCGGCATCGGAGGCAGATGCAGCAAagggcagagacagaggtggagtACGGCCAGGTCAAGTTTTCACAAGCACCTCGGCGGACTGTCGAACCAGCGGGAGATGATTGTGTGTACAGCGTGGTCCGTAAAGGCAGGTGA
- the LOC121611803 gene encoding hepatocyte cell adhesion molecule-like isoform X3 yields the protein MEAAFGLWLVLLGVSHGVETSCDGRQDGAQCYGALGGTVVLQLMDDASEIFRFLWSNKKTILSWRDNKIVSNQIGNRSSFTPSNGTFMINDLSRTDGGDYTLIMFDSDGKPAEQRALQLTIQAPVSSVLLDSECLSQGEMRVSCSSEGGDSPQYSWTLDGQTLTDAQLLSGSNESENITLRQDVSGQLVCSVRNHISSVSKEETISTCGFIFIACILSNGTHVSQWVLEASNTLCIKPTTASTTTTEGKEPSLTVSNSSSTNVTDHSLLICGLRAAVVILILIGIAVYFAWKKKKYKIAEGSAVPRKMDYRDDSALMIEVRSSASKL from the exons ATGGAAGCCGCGTTTGGACTGTGGCTCGTACTACTCGGAGTCTCTCACG GTGTGGAAACCTCCTGTGATGGCAGACAGGATGGAGCTCAGTGTTATGGAGCTCTGGGAGGAACTGTGGTCCTCCAGCTGATGGACGACGCCTCAGAGATATTTAGATTCCTCtggtcaaacaaaaaaacaatactcAGCTGGAGAGACAATAAGATTGTGTCCAATCAGATAGGAAACAGATCATCATTTACTCCGAGTAACGGAACATTTATGATCAATGACCTGAGCAGGACTGATGGTGGTGATTATACTCTTATAATGTTTGATTCAGATGGAAAGCCTGCAGAACAACGGGCTCTACAGTTGACAATTCAAG CtcctgtgtcctctgtcctgCTGGACTCTGAGTGTCTGTCCCAGGGAGAGATGAGGGTGTCCTGCTCCTCTGAGGGAGGGGACAGTCCTCAGTACAGCTGGACTCTGGATGGACAGACACTGACAGACGCTCAGCTGCTCTCTGGAAGTAACGAGAGTGAGAACATCACTCTGAGACAAGACGTCTCAGGGCAACTGGTCTGCTCAGTCAGGAATCATATCAGCAGTGTCTCCAAAGAAGAGACGATATCTACCTGTG GCTTCATATTCATTGCCTGCATATTATCCAATGGGACACATGTATCACAGTGGGTGCTTGAAGCCAGTAACACCCTGTGTATTAAGCCAACAACAGCCTCTACCACGACTACTGAGGGTAAGGAGCCCAGCCTCACAGTGTCAAATTCATCCTCTACTAATGTCACAG ATCACTCCCTGCTCATCTGTGGTTTGCGAGCAGCTGTGGTGATTCTCATATTGATCGGGATTGCCGTCTATTTTGcttggaagaagaagaaatacaagATAGCTGAAGGCTCCGCCGTCCCTCGGAAGATGGACTATCGAGACGACTCTGCTTTGATGATTGAAGTGAGAAGTTCTGCATCTAAACTTTAA
- the LOC121611803 gene encoding cell adhesion molecule 2-like isoform X1 gives MEAAFGLWLVLLGVSHGVQTSCDGRQDGAQCYGALGGTVVLQLTDDASEIFKFQWSNKTTRILSWRNTKMVSNLIEDRSSFTPSNGTFRINDLSRTDGGDYTLTMFDSTGKIIETRALQLTIQGVETSCDGRQDGAQCYGALGGTVVLQLMDDASEIFRFLWSNKKTILSWRDNKIVSNQIGNRSSFTPSNGTFMINDLSRTDGGDYTLIMFDSDGKPAEQRALQLTIQAPVSSVLLDSECLSQGEMRVSCSSEGGDSPQYSWTLDGQTLTDAQLLSGSNESENITLRQDVSGQLVCSVRNHISSVSKEETISTCGFIFIACILSNGTHVSQWVLEASNTLCIKPTTASTTTTEGKEPSLTVSNSSSTNVTDHSLLICGLRAAVVILILIGIAVYFAWKKKKYKIAEGSAVPRKMDYRDDSALMIEVRSSASKL, from the exons ATGGAAGCCGCGTTTGGACTGTGGCTCGTACTACTCGGAGTCTCTCACG gTGTGCAAACCTCCTGTGATGGCAGACAGGATGGAGCTCAGTGTTATGGAGCTTTGGGAGGAACTGTGGTCCTCCAGCTGACGGACGACGCCTCAGAAATATTTAAATTCCAatggtcaaacaaaacaacaagaataCTCAGTTGGAGAAACACTAAGATGGTGTCGAATCTAATAGAAGACAGATCATCATTTACTCCCAGTAACGGAACATTTAGGATCAATGACCTGAGCAGGACTGATGGTGGTGATTATACTCTTACAATGTTTGATTCAACAGGAAAGATTATAGAAACAAGGGCTCTACAGTTGACCATTCAAG GTGTGGAAACCTCCTGTGATGGCAGACAGGATGGAGCTCAGTGTTATGGAGCTCTGGGAGGAACTGTGGTCCTCCAGCTGATGGACGACGCCTCAGAGATATTTAGATTCCTCtggtcaaacaaaaaaacaatactcAGCTGGAGAGACAATAAGATTGTGTCCAATCAGATAGGAAACAGATCATCATTTACTCCGAGTAACGGAACATTTATGATCAATGACCTGAGCAGGACTGATGGTGGTGATTATACTCTTATAATGTTTGATTCAGATGGAAAGCCTGCAGAACAACGGGCTCTACAGTTGACAATTCAAG CtcctgtgtcctctgtcctgCTGGACTCTGAGTGTCTGTCCCAGGGAGAGATGAGGGTGTCCTGCTCCTCTGAGGGAGGGGACAGTCCTCAGTACAGCTGGACTCTGGATGGACAGACACTGACAGACGCTCAGCTGCTCTCTGGAAGTAACGAGAGTGAGAACATCACTCTGAGACAAGACGTCTCAGGGCAACTGGTCTGCTCAGTCAGGAATCATATCAGCAGTGTCTCCAAAGAAGAGACGATATCTACCTGTG GCTTCATATTCATTGCCTGCATATTATCCAATGGGACACATGTATCACAGTGGGTGCTTGAAGCCAGTAACACCCTGTGTATTAAGCCAACAACAGCCTCTACCACGACTACTGAGGGTAAGGAGCCCAGCCTCACAGTGTCAAATTCATCCTCTACTAATGTCACAG ATCACTCCCTGCTCATCTGTGGTTTGCGAGCAGCTGTGGTGATTCTCATATTGATCGGGATTGCCGTCTATTTTGcttggaagaagaagaaatacaagATAGCTGAAGGCTCCGCCGTCCCTCGGAAGATGGACTATCGAGACGACTCTGCTTTGATGATTGAAGTGAGAAGTTCTGCATCTAAACTTTAA
- the LOC121611803 gene encoding cell adhesion molecule 2-like isoform X2, protein MEAAFGLWLVLLGVSHGVQTSCDGRQDGAQCYGALGGTVVLQLTDDASEIFKFQWSNKTTRILSWRNTKMVSNLIEDRSSFTPSNGTFRINDLSRTDGGDYTLTMFDSTGKIIETRALQLTIQGVETSCDGRQDGAQCYGALGGTVVLQLMDDASEIFRFLWSNKKTILSWRDNKIVSNQIGNRSSFTPSNGTFMINDLSRTDGGDYTLIMFDSDGKPAEQRALQLTIQAPVSSVLLDSECLSQGEMRVSCSSEGGDSPQYSWTLDGQTLTDAQLLSGSNESENITLRQDVSGQLVCSVRNHISSVSKEETISTCGFIFIACILSNGTHVSQWVLEASNTLCIKPTTASTTTTEDHSLLICGLRAAVVILILIGIAVYFAWKKKKYKIAEGSAVPRKMDYRDDSALMIEVRSSASKL, encoded by the exons ATGGAAGCCGCGTTTGGACTGTGGCTCGTACTACTCGGAGTCTCTCACG gTGTGCAAACCTCCTGTGATGGCAGACAGGATGGAGCTCAGTGTTATGGAGCTTTGGGAGGAACTGTGGTCCTCCAGCTGACGGACGACGCCTCAGAAATATTTAAATTCCAatggtcaaacaaaacaacaagaataCTCAGTTGGAGAAACACTAAGATGGTGTCGAATCTAATAGAAGACAGATCATCATTTACTCCCAGTAACGGAACATTTAGGATCAATGACCTGAGCAGGACTGATGGTGGTGATTATACTCTTACAATGTTTGATTCAACAGGAAAGATTATAGAAACAAGGGCTCTACAGTTGACCATTCAAG GTGTGGAAACCTCCTGTGATGGCAGACAGGATGGAGCTCAGTGTTATGGAGCTCTGGGAGGAACTGTGGTCCTCCAGCTGATGGACGACGCCTCAGAGATATTTAGATTCCTCtggtcaaacaaaaaaacaatactcAGCTGGAGAGACAATAAGATTGTGTCCAATCAGATAGGAAACAGATCATCATTTACTCCGAGTAACGGAACATTTATGATCAATGACCTGAGCAGGACTGATGGTGGTGATTATACTCTTATAATGTTTGATTCAGATGGAAAGCCTGCAGAACAACGGGCTCTACAGTTGACAATTCAAG CtcctgtgtcctctgtcctgCTGGACTCTGAGTGTCTGTCCCAGGGAGAGATGAGGGTGTCCTGCTCCTCTGAGGGAGGGGACAGTCCTCAGTACAGCTGGACTCTGGATGGACAGACACTGACAGACGCTCAGCTGCTCTCTGGAAGTAACGAGAGTGAGAACATCACTCTGAGACAAGACGTCTCAGGGCAACTGGTCTGCTCAGTCAGGAATCATATCAGCAGTGTCTCCAAAGAAGAGACGATATCTACCTGTG GCTTCATATTCATTGCCTGCATATTATCCAATGGGACACATGTATCACAGTGGGTGCTTGAAGCCAGTAACACCCTGTGTATTAAGCCAACAACAGCCTCTACCACGACTACTGAGG ATCACTCCCTGCTCATCTGTGGTTTGCGAGCAGCTGTGGTGATTCTCATATTGATCGGGATTGCCGTCTATTTTGcttggaagaagaagaaatacaagATAGCTGAAGGCTCCGCCGTCCCTCGGAAGATGGACTATCGAGACGACTCTGCTTTGATGATTGAAGTGAGAAGTTCTGCATCTAAACTTTAA
- the arsia gene encoding arylsulfatase I, protein MATTALTGFSMMSLLSLGYLTWDLMSPNQVENEPEQPFADRSPVAQPPHIIFIMTDDQGFNDIGYHSSDIRTPALDKLAADGVKLESYYIQPICTPSRSQLITGRYQIHTGLQHSIIRPRQPNCLPFDQVTLPQRLQELGYSTHMVGKWHLGFYKKECLPTRRGFDTYFGSLTGSVNYYTYDSCDGPGLCGFDLHEGESVAWGQRGKYSTHLYTQRVRKILATHDAQSQPLFIFLSFQAVHTPLQSPREYIYPYRGLENVARRKYAAMVSAVDEAVRNITYALRKYGYYQNSVIIFSTDNGGQPLSGGSNWPLRGRKGTYWEGGVRGLGFVHSPLLRKKRRVSKALVHITDWYPTLVGLAGGNESLTQGVDGYDVWEAISEGKESPRLEILHNIDPLYNHARSGSLQKGYGIWNTAVQASIRAGDWKLLTGDPGYGDWTPPQMLPGFPGGWWNLERHTEPRKSVWLFNISGDPYERFDLSEQRPDVVKELLARLVYYNRTAVPVRYPSEDLRADPHLNGGAWVPWVGDEEEDSWDSVYQKKNKDWKKKLKLSKSRSFFRRLNTRIMSNRI, encoded by the exons ATGGCAACCACGGCTCTCACCGGCTTCTCTATGATGAGCCTGCTCAGCCTCGGGTACCTGACCTGGGACCTGATGAGTCCCAACCAGGTGGAAAACGAGCCCGAGCAACCATTTGCGGACCGGTCTCCCGTCGCGCAGCCTCctcacatcattttcatcatgaCAGACGATCAGGGCTTCAACGACATCGGCTACCACAGCTCTGACATCCGGACGCCGGCGCTGGACAAGCTGGCTGCGGACGGAGTGAAGCTGGAGAGCTACTACATCCAGCCCATCTGCACCCCGTCCCGCAGTCAGCTCATCACCGGCAG GTATCAAATTCACACTGGCCTGCAGCACTCCATCATCCGGCCCCGCCAGCCCAACTGCCTGCCCTTTGACCAGGTCACCCTCCcccagaggctgcaggagctCGGCTACTCCACCCACATGGTCGGCAAGTGGCACCTGGGCTTCTACAAGAAGGAGTGCCTGCCCACTCGGCGCGGCTTCGACACGTACTTTGGCTCCTTGACCGGCAGCGTGAACTACTACACGTACGACTCCTGTGACGGCCCAGGGCTGTGTGGCTTCGACCTCCATGAGGGTGAGTCGGTCGCCTGGGGTCAGAGGGGCAAATACTCCACCCACCTCTACACGCAGAGAGTTCGCAAGATCCTGGCAACCCATGATGCTCAGTCCCAGCCGCtgttcatcttcctctccttccaggCTGTTCACACACCCCTGCAGTCTCCACGGGAGTACATCTACCCGTACCGCGGGCTGGAAAACGTGGCGCGCAGGAAATATGCTGCTATGGTCTCAGCTGTAGACGAGGCTGTACGTAATATAACGTACGCTCTCCGCAAGTATGGTTACTACCAGAACAGTGTCATCATCTTCTCTACTGACAACGGCGGCCAGCCCTTGTCTGGCGGCAGTAACTGGCCGCTCAGGGGACGTAAAGGCACCTACTGGGAGGGTGGCGTCCGGGGTCTGGGCTTCGTCCACAGCCCTCTgttgaggaagaagaggagggtgagTAAAGCCCTTGTGCACATCACTGACTGGTATCCCACACTGGTGGGATTAGCAGGTGGCAATGAGTCCCTGACCCAGGGGGTTGATGGGTATGATGTCTGGGAGGCCATCAGTGAGGGGAAGGAGTCACCCAGGTTGGAGATCCTCCACAATATCGACCCTCTGTATAACCATGCACGCAGTGGCTCTTTGCAGAAAGGGTATGGGATTTGGAATACAGCCGTGCAGGCCTCCATACGAGCTGGAGACTGGAAACTCCTAACAGGAGACCCCGGTTATGGAGACTGGACACCGCCACAGATGCTTCCAGGTTTCCCCGGTGGCTGGTGGAACCTGGAGCGCCACACCGAACCCCGGAAATCAGTTTGGCTTTTCAACATCTCCGGAGACCCCTACGAACGTTTTGACCTCTCTGAGCAGAGACCAGATGTTGTCAAAGAGCTGCTGGCTAGATTGGTGTACTACAATCGCACTGCGGTGCCAGTAAGGTACCCATCAGAGGACCTACGGGCGGACCCCCACTTGAACGGAGGTGCCTGGGTGCCCTGGGtaggagatgaagaggaggacagctgGGACAGCGTCTAccagaaaaagaacaaggaTTGGAAGAAGAAGCTTAAACTGTCCAAAAGCAGGTCATTTTTCAGGAGACTCAACACTAGGATCATGTCCAACAGGATATAG